Proteins from a single region of Candidatus Kryptoniota bacterium:
- a CDS encoding GH92 family glycosyl hydrolase, protein MKRRNLIFVAWILTIVPISHVKCQGVDYCKFVNPMIGTAAHGHTFPGPVMPFGMVQLSPDEETNGWDWCSGYNYSSKTIMGFSETHLSGTGGADYGDILLMPTVGQVKVEPGTDDNPDVGYRSRFSHDNEVASPGYYAVTLDDYGVRAELAATDRCGMQRYTFPESDSSNIIFDLEHGIGSTAVEWTRIVGDRRVEGMRRSHGWASDRYVYFVAEFSKPFSKFGTAEDSAITSGSRSENGKSVKAFVTFRTTAGEQILVKVGISGVDLDGARKNLSTEMPDFNFDKYRDAARAAWNKVLGVISVEGGTASERVTFYTALYHSMIHPSLFQDVDGRYYGMDHKIHKAKGFKNYNVFSLWDTFRALHPLMTIIDPGRDGDFVKTLIQKYKECGLLPVWELWGNETYTMIGYPSIPVLFDAYMKHIGGWDADTALAAMEHSAELDWLGLKYYKERGFIPGDKENESVSKTLEYSYDDWCIAQMAKRLGKMDVYREFNQRSLFYSNLFDSTTGFMRAKYSDGKWATPFDPFSVSGHYTEANAWQYTFFVPQDIGGLIKLYGGKENFADKLDSLFSERSQLEGRYQPDISGMIGQDAQGNEPSHHVAYLYDYAGKPWKTQNIVREIMSRFYTDKVDGLCGNDDCGQMSAWYVFSAIGFYPVTPGQNTYAVGSPLFSRIDIKLPNGKNFIMKANGASDDAKYIASATLNGKPYEKAYLTHSDIVDGGELELSMVSTPNKSWGIDSPGLFVMAPDHAVVEMPSVISGGNIFYDSTTVTLLTSDSSAVVRYTLDGSEPGEKSNLYRDPLVIRTSRTVKAAAFTGGGKRSMTAVSTFTKSLYPPAKYVNSFADKYPGGGLMGLTDGRVGTTNYQTGEWQGFEGTDLDVTIDLTKEKKIDELSTGFLQDTDVWIFLPEYVDYFVSSDGINFTKVSEVRNDVDSQKEGSLVKHFDAKFNGTEAKYVRVLAKNIGVCPPWHKGAGGKAWLFVDEVTIK, encoded by the coding sequence ATGAAACGTCGCAACTTAATCTTCGTCGCCTGGATTCTCACGATTGTTCCTATCAGTCATGTGAAATGCCAGGGTGTGGACTACTGCAAATTCGTTAACCCAATGATTGGGACCGCGGCACATGGGCATACCTTTCCCGGACCCGTCATGCCATTCGGCATGGTTCAGTTAAGTCCGGACGAGGAGACTAACGGGTGGGACTGGTGCTCCGGGTATAACTATTCATCGAAGACGATCATGGGATTCAGTGAAACCCATCTCAGCGGGACCGGAGGCGCGGATTATGGAGATATTCTTTTGATGCCGACCGTGGGTCAAGTGAAAGTCGAACCCGGCACGGACGACAACCCGGATGTGGGATACCGATCAAGATTCAGTCATGATAATGAAGTCGCGTCGCCGGGTTATTATGCGGTTACTCTTGACGATTATGGAGTGAGAGCGGAACTCGCCGCGACAGACAGGTGCGGGATGCAGAGATACACTTTTCCGGAATCAGATTCATCGAACATCATTTTCGATCTCGAGCATGGGATTGGAAGCACCGCAGTCGAATGGACCAGGATCGTGGGCGACCGCCGTGTGGAGGGAATGAGACGCTCGCACGGCTGGGCGAGCGACCGGTATGTCTATTTCGTCGCCGAGTTCTCGAAGCCGTTCTCAAAATTCGGAACCGCTGAAGATAGTGCCATCACTTCCGGAAGCCGCAGCGAAAACGGAAAGAGCGTAAAAGCATTTGTCACTTTCCGTACAACTGCGGGTGAACAAATTCTTGTTAAAGTTGGCATATCGGGGGTCGATCTTGATGGCGCACGAAAGAACCTTTCCACCGAGATGCCGGATTTCAATTTCGATAAGTACAGAGATGCGGCGCGTGCGGCCTGGAATAAGGTCCTTGGCGTCATCAGCGTCGAAGGCGGAACAGCCTCGGAAAGAGTGACGTTCTATACCGCCCTGTACCATTCAATGATTCATCCGAGCCTGTTCCAGGATGTCGACGGCAGATACTACGGGATGGATCACAAGATACACAAGGCGAAGGGGTTCAAGAACTACAACGTCTTCTCACTGTGGGACACGTTCCGCGCTCTCCATCCACTCATGACAATCATCGACCCGGGACGGGACGGCGATTTTGTGAAGACGCTGATACAGAAATATAAAGAGTGCGGGCTCCTGCCCGTTTGGGAGCTTTGGGGAAATGAAACTTACACGATGATAGGTTATCCGTCAATTCCCGTTTTGTTTGACGCGTACATGAAACACATAGGCGGGTGGGACGCGGATACCGCGCTCGCGGCAATGGAACACAGCGCGGAACTCGATTGGCTCGGACTTAAGTATTACAAGGAACGCGGATTCATTCCGGGGGACAAGGAAAACGAATCGGTTTCCAAAACTCTCGAGTACTCTTATGACGACTGGTGCATAGCGCAAATGGCGAAGCGCCTTGGTAAGATGGACGTCTACAGAGAATTCAATCAGCGGTCGCTTTTTTACTCAAATCTCTTTGACAGTACAACAGGGTTCATGCGGGCGAAGTATTCTGACGGTAAATGGGCAACACCGTTCGATCCTTTCTCGGTTTCAGGACACTATACGGAAGCCAACGCGTGGCAGTATACTTTCTTCGTGCCGCAGGACATCGGCGGCCTGATCAAACTTTACGGCGGCAAAGAGAATTTTGCGGATAAACTCGATTCGCTGTTCAGCGAGAGGAGTCAACTCGAAGGAAGATACCAGCCGGACATAAGCGGGATGATCGGGCAGGACGCGCAGGGAAATGAACCGAGCCATCACGTCGCTTATCTCTATGACTACGCCGGAAAACCCTGGAAGACTCAAAATATTGTCCGCGAGATCATGTCGAGATTTTATACCGACAAAGTCGACGGTCTTTGCGGGAACGACGACTGCGGGCAAATGTCCGCGTGGTATGTGTTCAGCGCGATTGGATTTTATCCGGTGACTCCAGGACAAAACACTTATGCGGTCGGATCACCCCTTTTTAGCAGGATAGATATCAAACTTCCGAATGGAAAGAATTTCATAATGAAAGCCAATGGAGCGTCGGACGATGCTAAGTATATCGCGTCGGCAACTCTGAATGGAAAGCCATACGAAAAGGCGTATCTGACTCATTCGGACATAGTGGACGGCGGCGAGCTTGAGCTCTCGATGGTCTCAACTCCGAACAAATCGTGGGGGATTGACAGCCCCGGGCTATTCGTGATGGCACCGGACCATGCAGTCGTCGAAATGCCCTCGGTTATCTCCGGCGGAAATATTTTTTATGATTCCACCACCGTAACGCTCCTGACTTCAGATTCAAGTGCGGTCGTGCGGTATACGCTGGATGGTTCGGAGCCCGGAGAGAAATCGAATCTCTACCGGGATCCGCTTGTCATCAGGACGTCGCGCACGGTCAAAGCGGCCGCTTTTACAGGCGGAGGCAAGAGGAGCATGACCGCAGTCTCCACATTCACCAAATCTCTCTATCCTCCCGCTAAATATGTTAACTCGTTCGCCGACAAATATCCCGGCGGAGGGCTTATGGGATTAACAGACGGGCGGGTCGGCACAACGAATTATCAGACCGGCGAGTGGCAGGGATTCGAAGGAACCGATCTCGATGTCACCATAGATCTTACTAAGGAGAAAAAGATTGACGAGCTATCGACTGGCTTCCTTCAGGATACGGACGTATGGATATTTCTTCCTGAATACGTCGATTACTTCGTCTCTAGTGACGGTATCAATTTTA